AATAATTGTAAACTGGTGTTTATCACCAGATTATTTATTTTTTTTTAATTTGTAGGACTGATAATTTTTATTTATTAATAATTTTACTCATTTTCAGGCATATATTCCATTTCTATCTGCCTATTTTTTTTATTTGAATTATTATATGTTGTAGTTTTTTTTTATTATAATTTTTAAGCTTTCTTTTTAAATTTAATTCTTTATAAGTCAGGTATTATTTTTTCATATTTAAATCTTTCTTCTTTATTTTTCTTAAAAAGTTTTATATGTTTATTACTCAAATGTCATCTGTAACTGGTAATTTAATAATTATGATAAAAATAATATTAAATATATTAGTTAAGAATTTAGTTCATTCAAAAGTTTATTAAGTGACTTTTGAATTTTTTGATAGGTCAATGTCAAGTTATTATAATTGACATTTTGCTATATCAGATACTGGAGGTTGGAGGATGAAATTTTTGGTTAATTTATTTAAAGTAAATTCCCTTTCTAATTACAAGTTTGGCTAAAAATTAGAATAATTAATTTTTAAGATTAAACTTGTTGAATTTGTTTAATAAATATACATTTAGTATGATTTTTGAAACTTTAATACGAATACTGGATGTAATTTAAGAAATGTTAATATTTATTTTATAATAAGTATTAATTATAATTTTTGTGTGGTGTGAAAACTTGCCAATTTATGATGATAAAATAGACCTTTATGGTTCCAATGGAAAATTGTTGGAAGAACAAGTACCTTTAGAATCTATTAGTCCAATGAGAAATCCTGCTATTGAAAAAATAGTTCATGATATTAAAAGATCAGTGGCCGTAAATCTTTCTGGAGTAGAAAGTGGTTTAAAAAATGCAGCAATGGGTGGTAAATCTAATTTTATCCCTGGAAGAGAACTTGACCTCCCTATTGTAGAAAATGCAGAGGTAATTTCTGATAAAATTAAGAAGATGGTTAGAATCCAGAAAGATGATGATACGGGTATAAGTATCATAAACAATGGAAATCAGCTTTTAGTTCAACTACCAACTAGTAGAATGAAATTAGCTGCCGATTACAGTGTTTCAACCATGGTTACAGGGGCCGCTGTTGTGCAGGCCATAATTGATACATTCAATGTCAACATGTTTGAAGCATCAGCAGTCAAAACTGCAGTTTTAGGAAGATATCCTCAATCTGTTGATTTACAAGGAGGAAATATAAGTGCGCTTTTAGGACCGCCTGTGTTACTGGAAGGTTTAGGATATGGTCTTAGAAATGTTATGGCCAATCATGTGGTTGCTATAACAAATAAAAACACTTTAAATGCGGCTGCACTTTCCTCAATAATGGAACAAACTGCAATGTTTGAAACCGGAGATGCTACTGGAGCATTTGAACGTTATCATCTACTTTCACTAGCATTCCAGGGATTAAATGCCAATAATTTGGTTTTTGATTTGGTAAAAGAAAATGGAAAAGGCACGGTGGGTACGGTTATTGAATCACTTGTAGGCAGAGCAAAGGAAGATAATGTAATTAAAGTCGCCAAAAAGATGCATTCTGGATACAATTTATATGAACCTGTTGATTGGGCCTTATGGAATGCTTATGCCGCATCAGGTTTACTTGCAGCTAATATTGTTAATGTTGGTGCATCCCGAGCAGCCCAAGGTGTTGCTTCAACTGTTTTATATTATAATGATATTTTAGAATATGAAACTGGTCTTCCTGGGGTTGATTATGGCCGAACTGAAGGTACTGGGGTAGGTTTCAGCTTTTTCTCTCATTCTATCTATGGGGGTGGAGGTCCAGGAACATTCCATGGTAACCACGTGGTAACTAGGCACAGTAAAGGATTTGCTATTCCTTGTGCTGCTGCAGCAATGTGTCTGGATGCAGGCACGCAGATGTTCTCTGTGGAAAAAACTTCTGGTCTTATTGGTACTGTTTATGGTGCTATTGATTACTTGAGAGAACCTATAAAAAGCGTAGCTGAAGGGGCAGGAAAAATTAAAGAAGAAGTATAGTTTTTTTGGGTGAGGTAAATGGAAAAAAACGAAAAATGTGAAATTATTGATATTAAAATATTCCCTCACAGATTTTTAAAAGCTGAAACATCTGAAAAACTGCTGAATGCTATTTATGAGGTCGATGGAATGGCTAGAGTTCTAGTTAGGGGACCATCTCTGCCAGAAATTGTGGGATATGGTCCTGCCCGAGGATCACCAGTTAATCACTCTGAAAGAAAACTTATTAAAATTAATGAAGAATCAATGCGACTTCGATTAAATGTTGGAGAAATATTAATCAGTGTTTTTTATTCAAAATTAGACTCCTTTATGGAAAAATTGGAAAAAATCTTAGAAACGAATGTTCCCTGTAAATATGATTTATTTGTGGGTATGTTCACTAAAACAACGGTTACCATTTCTGACTACCTGAAATATGGTTGTTGCTTTGAAGATCAAATTGATAAACGATTGATTGGTATGGTTGATCCAAGTGCAAGGGCTTCAGATACTATAAAAATTATTAATAAAGGTTAGAAAGCTAGTAAAATAGCTACTCATATTATTTAGGTGTGTAAATATGTCTTATAAAGCACAATATTCTCCCGGAGAAACAATAATTGCAGAAAATAGAAGAAATCACATGAATCCCAACTTCGAGTTAAAAAAACTCAGGAATGTGGCTGATGAAGATTTGGTGAAGATCCTGGGACATAGGAATCCTGGTGAAAACTATAAATCTGTTCATCCCCCTTTAGATGAAATGGATTTTTCAGAAGATGTGGTAAGGGATCTGGTGGAACCTATTCAAGGTGCTAAAGAAGGTGTAAGGGTAAGATACATACAATTTGCAGATTCTATGTATAATGCTCCTGCTCAGCCTTATGATCGAGCCAGAACTTACATGTGGAGATATCGGGGTGTGGACACAGGTACTTTATCTGGAAGACAAGTAATTGAGATGAGGGAAATGGACTTGGAATCAGTTTCTAAAGAACTTGTAGAAACCAACTTATTTGATCCTGCAAGATCTGGTCTAAGAGGAGCTACTGTACATGGACACTCTTTAAGACTTGATGAGAATGGACTAATGTTTGATGCATTACAAAGATATGTCTACGATGAAGAAAAAGGACATGTTGTATATGTAAAAGATCAAGTAGGACGTCCGCTTGATGAGCCCGTAGATGTAGGTGAACCTTTATCTGAAGAAGAACTCGAAAAAATGACTACTATTTATCGAAAGGATAATGTGGGAATGAGAGATGATAAAGAGGCCATCGAGGTTGTAGAAACTATACATGTTGCTCGAACAAGAGGTGGATTTGGATTAGATGTTTTTAAAGAAGATCTGAAAAAAAGGTTAGGTGATGACTAATGGATAAAGACAAACGCCTTTTTTTAAAGGCTTTAAATTCTAAATTTGATGGCGACAATCAAAAAG
The nucleotide sequence above comes from Methanobacteriales archaeon HGW-Methanobacteriales-1. Encoded proteins:
- the mcrB gene encoding coenzyme-B sulfoethylthiotransferase subunit beta, which produces MPIYDDKIDLYGSNGKLLEEQVPLESISPMRNPAIEKIVHDIKRSVAVNLSGVESGLKNAAMGGKSNFIPGRELDLPIVENAEVISDKIKKMVRIQKDDDTGISIINNGNQLLVQLPTSRMKLAADYSVSTMVTGAAVVQAIIDTFNVNMFEASAVKTAVLGRYPQSVDLQGGNISALLGPPVLLEGLGYGLRNVMANHVVAITNKNTLNAAALSSIMEQTAMFETGDATGAFERYHLLSLAFQGLNANNLVFDLVKENGKGTVGTVIESLVGRAKEDNVIKVAKKMHSGYNLYEPVDWALWNAYAASGLLAANIVNVGASRAAQGVASTVLYYNDILEYETGLPGVDYGRTEGTGVGFSFFSHSIYGGGGPGTFHGNHVVTRHSKGFAIPCAAAAMCLDAGTQMFSVEKTSGLIGTVYGAIDYLREPIKSVAEGAGKIKEEV
- the mcrD gene encoding methyl-coenzyme M reductase operon protein D encodes the protein MEKNEKCEIIDIKIFPHRFLKAETSEKLLNAIYEVDGMARVLVRGPSLPEIVGYGPARGSPVNHSERKLIKINEESMRLRLNVGEILISVFYSKLDSFMEKLEKILETNVPCKYDLFVGMFTKTTVTISDYLKYGCCFEDQIDKRLIGMVDPSARASDTIKIINKG
- the mcrG gene encoding coenzyme-B sulfoethylthiotransferase subunit gamma, coding for MSYKAQYSPGETIIAENRRNHMNPNFELKKLRNVADEDLVKILGHRNPGENYKSVHPPLDEMDFSEDVVRDLVEPIQGAKEGVRVRYIQFADSMYNAPAQPYDRARTYMWRYRGVDTGTLSGRQVIEMREMDLESVSKELVETNLFDPARSGLRGATVHGHSLRLDENGLMFDALQRYVYDEEKGHVVYVKDQVGRPLDEPVDVGEPLSEEELEKMTTIYRKDNVGMRDDKEAIEVVETIHVARTRGGFGLDVFKEDLKKRLGDD